From the Streptomyces pluripotens genome, one window contains:
- a CDS encoding condensation domain-containing protein has translation METFRPLSDMQQSMLVHEMLADRPMYTMPLCFRIVGPLDVTRLERAVHRVIRRHPVLAATFQDGSAVPLEPSAPLPALTRTRCASDAGDVLSLLADWWDTPFDLTTEPPVRARLLSDPSNGIHHLALAVHHVAGDSWSLALLADDLGQAYAAETDGPDFTSMAPDFFDHAEREHAHPADIAWWKEHLDGVRPGEAPRTSPPEESELGRFLAHDLLLGASETRAVRHLSRTCQVSPAVILFTAVSATLAGNGPAHDVVVGMPVAVRDSQDLQNTIGPLLNTLPVRTRWPDTLPPARVVEQHAQAIDAALDHKDVPYSRILRAAAVHGAHGAAPLFLHLVNVDVAVPRLRLPALRTTYVPIPPRWANVPALWEFTWGTVGNIRGTLRVCADAFTDQDARWLLDAFQGSLAHFTSALT, from the coding sequence ATGGAGACCTTCCGGCCCCTGTCGGACATGCAGCAGTCCATGCTGGTCCACGAAATGCTCGCCGACCGCCCGATGTACACGATGCCGCTCTGCTTCCGCATCGTGGGCCCGCTCGACGTCACACGCTTGGAGCGGGCCGTACACCGCGTCATCCGACGCCACCCGGTGCTCGCCGCGACGTTCCAGGACGGCAGCGCCGTCCCCTTGGAGCCGTCCGCGCCGCTGCCGGCCCTGACCCGCACCCGCTGCGCGTCCGACGCGGGCGACGTGCTGAGCCTGCTTGCCGACTGGTGGGACACACCGTTCGACCTGACCACCGAACCCCCCGTCCGGGCCCGCCTCCTGTCCGACCCGTCCAACGGCATCCACCATCTCGCGCTTGCCGTGCACCATGTGGCCGGAGACAGCTGGTCCCTTGCCCTCCTGGCCGACGACCTCGGCCAGGCATACGCCGCAGAGACGGACGGCCCCGATTTCACCAGCATGGCGCCGGACTTCTTCGACCACGCCGAACGCGAGCACGCACACCCCGCGGACATCGCCTGGTGGAAGGAACATCTTGACGGCGTGCGCCCCGGCGAGGCGCCTCGCACCAGCCCGCCGGAGGAATCCGAACTCGGTAGGTTCCTCGCCCACGACCTGTTGCTCGGCGCATCCGAGACCCGGGCCGTGCGCCACCTCTCCCGGACCTGCCAGGTCTCACCTGCCGTCATCCTGTTCACGGCGGTCAGTGCAACCCTCGCCGGGAACGGGCCCGCCCACGACGTCGTCGTGGGCATGCCTGTCGCCGTCCGCGACAGCCAGGACCTCCAGAACACCATCGGCCCCCTGCTCAACACCCTGCCGGTGCGCACCCGGTGGCCGGACACACTTCCACCCGCCCGAGTCGTCGAGCAGCACGCCCAGGCGATTGACGCCGCCCTCGACCACAAGGACGTCCCCTACTCCCGCATCCTGCGCGCCGCAGCCGTCCACGGGGCACACGGAGCAGCACCGCTGTTCCTGCACCTGGTCAATGTGGACGTGGCGGTTCCCCGGCTGCGCCTGCCGGCCCTGCGCACGACGTACGTCCCCATCCCGCCCCGCTGGGCCAACGTCCCCGCCCTGTGGGAATTCACCTGGGGCACCGTCGGCAACATCCGCGGCACCCTTCGCGTCTGCGCGGACGCCTTCACCGACCAGGACGCCCGCTGGCTGCTCGACGCCTTCCAGGGCTCACTGGCCCACTTCACCTCCGCCCTGACCTGA
- a CDS encoding amino acid adenylation domain-containing protein: MTMQPIYVPDLLRAADAVPEGTPAVLSADGELSYRDLWDQVAAVARQLRSVGVEPGDHVALYLPRSAGYVSALIAVMTIGAVAVPMDPEFPADRLVQVIAAAKPRVILREDDNHPAALGPAAWLAVETQCRPGDAESLAAATWRERPAREQTAVILFTSGSTGRPKGVRLHHAGLCNRLEWGHQHYRMAQDDRVLHKASHAFDAAIHEIFSPLIAGGTLVIAPPGLQFDSLGIVRLIQEAEVTTAHFVPSVLRYVLDEDELAYCTSLRRVFCGGEALDMTLVRRFRSLLPAELYNGYGPTETSVNATYWDCSEPYDGDIAPVGRPIGNVACHILGEDLAPVPAGETGELWISGIGVGGGYLDDDALTAERFRPDPFASNGTLMYRTGDRVRQADAGYLEFRGRIDDQVKVRGVRVEPEEVGTVIRRHPLVHDAAVVGLPDGSDGVRLVAYVAAKPVHSPLVGGLSRTELPNGLAVATPSPDEALFLYRQIFEEDEYARFGLRISTDAVIVDVGANIGLFSLWAARQADGVRVVAVEPNPDTLPYLTANLKLNGVSADLVPMAVTDRSGTATLTSFPQLSYLSGLGPDREAAAAELVQSHYRTAGAGGTGTANETELAQLRQDTERRLAAARHQVPTTDLSTIFDRFELDAVDLLKINTEGAELDVLRGLRPEHWPRVRQVCLEVERASTVGPDIRKILTNAGFSLYEIDDWNVDTTADVTYVYATRETHGTPPAARVREAHKGPGLLTAREIRRHAAAHLPSAMQPSQVVFVENLPRLPNGKVAKLQLPAPPAIPAPAADTPADGITEQLRELWREVLSVDAVGDDDDFLSLGGHSLLALRVTARARSIVHTDATPSACLKAPTFAEWLAEVLHHAPAVKG, encoded by the coding sequence ATGACGATGCAGCCGATCTACGTTCCCGACCTCCTGCGTGCTGCCGACGCCGTACCTGAAGGCACCCCTGCCGTCCTCAGCGCCGACGGTGAGCTCTCGTACCGCGACCTGTGGGACCAGGTCGCCGCGGTCGCCCGCCAGCTGCGCAGCGTCGGCGTCGAGCCCGGCGATCACGTCGCTCTCTACCTGCCGCGTTCCGCCGGCTATGTGAGCGCGCTCATCGCCGTCATGACCATCGGTGCCGTCGCCGTTCCCATGGACCCCGAATTCCCCGCCGACCGCCTCGTGCAGGTCATCGCGGCGGCCAAACCGCGGGTGATCCTCCGCGAGGACGACAACCACCCTGCCGCGCTCGGCCCCGCGGCGTGGCTGGCTGTGGAAACCCAGTGCCGTCCCGGTGACGCGGAAAGCCTTGCTGCCGCCACCTGGCGCGAGCGGCCCGCGCGGGAGCAGACCGCGGTGATCCTTTTCACCTCCGGCTCCACCGGCCGTCCCAAGGGCGTGCGGCTCCACCACGCCGGGCTGTGCAACCGCCTGGAGTGGGGCCACCAGCACTACCGCATGGCGCAGGACGACCGTGTCCTGCACAAGGCATCCCACGCCTTCGACGCCGCGATCCACGAGATCTTCTCTCCGCTGATCGCCGGCGGCACCCTGGTCATCGCCCCGCCGGGACTGCAGTTCGACAGCCTCGGCATCGTCCGCCTCATCCAGGAGGCCGAGGTCACCACAGCCCATTTCGTGCCCTCCGTACTGCGGTACGTCCTCGACGAGGACGAACTCGCGTACTGCACCTCGCTGCGCCGCGTCTTCTGCGGTGGCGAGGCACTGGACATGACGCTCGTGCGGCGGTTCCGCAGCCTGCTGCCCGCCGAGCTGTACAACGGGTACGGGCCCACCGAGACCTCGGTCAACGCCACCTACTGGGACTGCAGCGAGCCCTACGACGGGGACATCGCGCCCGTCGGCCGGCCGATCGGCAACGTCGCGTGCCACATCCTCGGCGAGGACCTGGCTCCGGTGCCCGCGGGGGAGACCGGTGAACTGTGGATCTCCGGTATCGGCGTGGGCGGGGGCTACCTCGATGACGACGCTCTGACCGCCGAACGGTTCCGGCCCGACCCGTTCGCCTCCAACGGGACGCTGATGTACCGCACCGGCGACAGGGTCAGACAGGCGGACGCCGGCTACCTGGAGTTCCGCGGCCGCATCGACGACCAGGTCAAGGTTCGTGGCGTCCGGGTCGAGCCCGAGGAAGTCGGCACGGTCATCCGGCGCCACCCGTTGGTCCACGATGCTGCCGTCGTGGGCCTGCCCGACGGCAGCGACGGCGTACGCCTGGTCGCCTACGTGGCCGCCAAGCCCGTCCACTCGCCCCTCGTCGGCGGCCTCAGCCGCACCGAACTGCCCAACGGCCTGGCCGTGGCCACGCCGTCTCCGGATGAAGCGCTGTTCCTGTACCGGCAGATCTTCGAAGAGGACGAGTACGCCCGCTTCGGCCTGCGGATCAGCACGGACGCGGTCATCGTGGACGTCGGAGCCAACATCGGCCTGTTCTCCCTGTGGGCAGCACGCCAGGCCGACGGTGTCCGCGTCGTCGCCGTCGAGCCGAACCCCGACACGCTTCCCTACCTAACGGCGAACCTGAAGCTGAACGGGGTCTCGGCCGACCTCGTCCCGATGGCGGTCACCGACCGGTCCGGAACCGCGACCCTCACCTCGTTTCCGCAGCTCAGCTACCTCTCCGGACTGGGACCAGACCGTGAGGCGGCGGCCGCGGAGCTCGTGCAGTCGCACTACCGCACCGCCGGTGCCGGGGGCACCGGCACGGCGAACGAGACCGAACTCGCCCAGCTGCGCCAGGACACCGAACGCCGTCTGGCCGCCGCCAGGCACCAGGTACCCACCACCGACCTGTCCACGATCTTCGACCGTTTCGAACTCGACGCCGTAGACCTCCTGAAGATCAACACCGAGGGCGCCGAACTGGACGTGCTGCGCGGTCTGCGACCTGAGCACTGGCCCCGGGTACGCCAGGTATGCCTGGAGGTCGAGCGCGCCAGCACCGTCGGCCCGGACATTCGGAAGATCCTCACCAACGCCGGGTTCAGCCTGTACGAGATCGACGACTGGAACGTCGACACCACCGCCGACGTCACCTACGTGTACGCCACCCGCGAGACCCACGGGACACCCCCCGCCGCCCGTGTACGTGAGGCACACAAGGGGCCCGGCCTGCTGACAGCCCGCGAGATCCGCCGGCACGCGGCAGCGCATCTGCCCTCCGCCATGCAGCCGTCCCAGGTGGTCTTCGTCGAGAACCTGCCCCGGCTCCCCAACGGGAAAGTCGCCAAGCTGCAACTGCCGGCCCCGCCCGCCATCCCGGCGCCTGCCGCCGACACCCCCGCCGACGGCATCACGGAACAGCTGCGGGAACTGTGGCGCGAGGTCCTCTCCGTCGACGCAGTCGGGGACGACGACGACTTCCTCAGCCTCGGCGGACACTCACTGCTCGCCCTGCGCGTCACCGCCCGGGCCCGGAGCATTGTCCACACCGACGCCACGCCCAGCGCGTGCCTCAAGGCACCGACCTTCGCCGAGTGGCTCGCCGAGGTCCTGCACCACGCCCCTGCCGTGAAGGGCTGA
- a CDS encoding class I SAM-dependent methyltransferase: MPSGAGYLPSVSLDAYLAHAAAEHPGLHELIDPARARSPRLLSALVSVTNEFDSDETGRGDSYRRAQRDASVRWTGARHLLRLATRSDSPGDVTLLDVLGGDGTIARAVADRADSRLAKLSIITGDISGEMVARALALGLPAVRQSADALVLRDCSVDAALLAYGTHHIAPADRPQAASEAVRVVKPGGRVVLHDFDTTSPMARFFTEVVHPYSAAGHDYAHFCRAELAALFDGLPVTATIVDVYDPLIVEAEDRETAAARMCQYIADMYGVQRVFAAHRDTAASWTFIEEFFDHTRYVSGLPDVQPGAPLQPVLREAADRWFAEVPRMAVVAVAEKRA; encoded by the coding sequence GTGCCCTCGGGCGCCGGGTATTTGCCGTCCGTCTCGCTCGATGCGTACCTGGCGCACGCCGCCGCCGAGCACCCGGGCCTGCACGAGCTGATCGACCCCGCGCGGGCACGATCGCCCCGCCTGCTGTCAGCGCTGGTGTCGGTCACGAACGAGTTCGACTCCGATGAGACCGGCCGCGGCGACTCCTACCGCCGGGCACAGCGGGATGCTTCCGTACGCTGGACCGGGGCCCGGCACCTACTGCGGCTGGCCACCCGTTCCGACTCGCCGGGCGACGTGACGCTCCTGGACGTTCTCGGGGGCGACGGCACCATCGCGCGCGCGGTTGCCGACCGCGCCGACAGCCGCCTGGCCAAGCTCTCCATCATCACCGGCGACATCTCTGGCGAGATGGTGGCGCGGGCACTCGCCCTGGGCCTGCCCGCAGTGCGCCAGTCCGCGGACGCCCTGGTGCTCAGGGACTGCTCGGTCGACGCGGCTCTCCTGGCGTACGGCACGCACCACATCGCTCCCGCTGACCGCCCGCAAGCCGCCAGCGAAGCGGTGCGCGTGGTCAAGCCCGGTGGGAGAGTCGTCCTTCACGACTTCGATACGACCAGCCCAATGGCCAGGTTCTTCACCGAGGTCGTTCATCCGTACTCGGCGGCCGGCCACGACTACGCCCACTTCTGCCGTGCCGAACTGGCCGCGCTCTTCGACGGGTTGCCCGTCACGGCCACCATCGTGGACGTGTACGACCCCCTCATCGTCGAGGCAGAGGACCGCGAGACGGCCGCCGCCCGTATGTGCCAGTACATCGCCGACATGTACGGCGTGCAGCGTGTGTTCGCCGCGCACCGCGACACCGCCGCATCGTGGACCTTCATCGAAGAGTTCTTCGATCACACCCGCTATGTGTCCGGGCTGCCGGACGTCCAGCCCGGGGCGCCTCTCCAGCCGGTCCTGCGCGAGGCCGCCGACCGCTGGTTCGCCGAAGTCCCCCGCATGGCGGTCGTTGCCGTGGCCGAGAAACGAGCATGA
- a CDS encoding MbtH family protein gives MRRGQVFTNPFDDGQPGAFLVLVNHENQHSLWPAETPVPGGWAEVSRGARQECLDYVESHWTDMRPSGLIEAPPH, from the coding sequence GTGAGAAGGGGCCAGGTGTTCACCAATCCGTTTGACGACGGCCAGCCGGGGGCATTCCTCGTACTTGTCAATCATGAGAATCAGCACTCCCTCTGGCCCGCCGAGACGCCTGTTCCGGGCGGGTGGGCGGAAGTGAGCCGGGGCGCCCGGCAGGAGTGTCTGGATTATGTCGAGTCCCATTGGACCGATATGCGTCCGTCCGGGCTCATCGAAGCACCGCCACACTGA
- a CDS encoding non-ribosomal peptide synthetase: MLLRYADRACDLVLVSHRSVLDATSLRAAAEALACGDGLSHVTAARPSWPDAVKESDREELQNAAFGTNPAWGAPDPGDDVPAGPSGDVHAAQLDHVVEDSQAALLVATAIVLGRYEDQGRPVVAALSVDPGRPDDVLGAFEFGALFSGDLTGTQRIGDLLERARQLLTEPALRYHSGQRGAPASRAYGGGVLVGVLPEAPEGYLPCQTAPFPVTLVPRRDPGGILRLEAHRQPDMVGDAAARRFAVQVARVHAWISRQPADAVPDNADLLDTAEREAVAALGRARTALRWQPDRIDSAFAEQAARSPEAIAITHGTDELTYHQLHARAARLAAGLRTQGVTPGDHVGICLERSADFIVCLLAVLLADAVYVPMDPAYPAARLAQTIEDAGLTTVITELTEIAGVSASLLTPDALDATGATTPGPPAPERGPESPAYIIYTSGSTGRPKGVVVPHHNVIALMDATRRDFGLTSDDVWTFFHSGAFDFSVWEIWGALLTGARVVVVPYWDSRSPEEFHRLLVREQVSILSQTPSAFAQLAAADREQSTKLPVRLVIFGGEPLDTASLSGWLDRYPESECRLVNMFGITETTVHVTAQTIRRDEVLSGTRSVGQPLPGWHVYVLDQHGRILPPGAPGEIYVGGVGVALTYWNRPELTAERFVTDPFAVGRMYRSGDRGRLLPNGRLEHLGRLDNQVKLRGFRIELDEIRNVLLEAPGVTSCAVVLGGDQDGGAARTRIDAYVVLAPAANGDVEPVRQRAAGLLPAFMVPTTVTALDSLPLTVNGKLDTRRLPPPVIETRTATDDRQASGLAARLVALWQDILGVPVGLDENFFELGGNSLSAVQLAAEARNRDIPVLPLRALYSNPTVRSLAAILDQSGVQSQSRTRR, encoded by the coding sequence GTGCTGCTGCGCTACGCCGACCGGGCCTGCGATCTCGTACTCGTCAGTCACCGCAGCGTTCTTGACGCAACCTCGCTTCGGGCAGCCGCGGAAGCCCTGGCGTGCGGGGATGGCCTGTCCCACGTCACCGCGGCCCGCCCCTCCTGGCCGGACGCGGTCAAGGAGAGCGACCGCGAAGAGCTCCAGAACGCCGCGTTCGGCACCAACCCCGCCTGGGGCGCGCCTGATCCCGGCGATGACGTGCCAGCCGGCCCGTCCGGCGACGTGCACGCGGCTCAACTCGACCACGTGGTCGAGGACTCACAGGCCGCGCTCCTGGTGGCAACAGCAATCGTTCTCGGGCGATATGAGGATCAGGGAAGACCGGTGGTCGCCGCGCTGTCCGTGGATCCCGGCCGGCCCGACGACGTCCTGGGGGCCTTCGAGTTCGGCGCTCTCTTCTCCGGCGATCTCACCGGCACACAGCGAATCGGAGACCTGCTGGAACGCGCGCGACAGCTGCTCACTGAGCCTGCCCTGCGCTACCACAGTGGTCAGCGCGGGGCACCGGCTTCGCGAGCCTACGGGGGCGGCGTACTGGTGGGTGTCTTGCCGGAGGCTCCCGAAGGGTACCTTCCCTGCCAGACCGCGCCGTTTCCGGTCACCCTGGTTCCCCGACGTGATCCGGGCGGGATCCTGCGGCTCGAAGCACACCGTCAGCCAGACATGGTGGGCGACGCAGCGGCCCGGCGTTTCGCCGTCCAGGTCGCCCGCGTCCACGCCTGGATCTCCCGGCAGCCGGCAGACGCAGTCCCTGACAATGCGGACCTCCTCGATACCGCAGAACGAGAAGCCGTCGCCGCACTCGGCCGGGCACGAACCGCGCTGCGGTGGCAGCCCGACAGAATCGACTCCGCCTTCGCCGAGCAGGCAGCACGCTCCCCCGAGGCGATCGCCATCACCCACGGCACGGACGAGCTCACCTACCATCAGCTCCACGCCCGGGCGGCACGGCTTGCGGCCGGGCTGCGGACGCAGGGCGTGACACCCGGAGACCACGTCGGCATCTGTCTTGAGCGGTCAGCCGACTTCATCGTCTGTCTGCTGGCCGTCCTGCTCGCCGACGCCGTCTACGTGCCCATGGACCCCGCCTATCCGGCCGCGCGTCTCGCCCAGACCATCGAGGACGCCGGACTCACCACCGTCATCACCGAGCTCACCGAGATCGCCGGGGTATCGGCCAGCCTGCTAACACCCGACGCCCTTGACGCAACCGGAGCGACGACGCCCGGACCCCCGGCTCCGGAACGCGGGCCGGAATCACCCGCCTACATCATCTACACCTCAGGCTCCACGGGCCGGCCCAAGGGCGTCGTCGTACCGCACCACAACGTCATCGCCCTCATGGACGCAACGCGGCGCGACTTCGGACTCACCAGCGACGACGTGTGGACGTTCTTCCACTCCGGTGCTTTCGACTTCTCCGTCTGGGAGATCTGGGGAGCCCTGTTGACCGGGGCCCGCGTGGTCGTCGTGCCCTACTGGGACTCCCGCTCCCCGGAGGAGTTCCACCGACTCCTCGTCCGGGAGCAGGTGAGCATCCTGAGCCAGACCCCGTCCGCCTTCGCCCAGCTGGCGGCCGCCGACCGGGAACAGAGCACGAAACTCCCGGTGCGGCTGGTCATCTTCGGAGGCGAGCCCCTGGACACTGCCAGCCTCAGCGGCTGGCTCGACCGCTACCCCGAGTCAGAGTGCCGGCTGGTCAACATGTTCGGCATCACCGAGACCACGGTGCACGTGACGGCACAGACCATCCGGCGCGACGAAGTGCTCAGCGGAACCAGGTCGGTGGGGCAGCCCCTTCCCGGATGGCACGTGTACGTCCTCGACCAGCACGGACGCATCCTTCCGCCCGGAGCACCCGGAGAGATCTACGTCGGAGGCGTAGGAGTAGCACTCACGTACTGGAACCGACCTGAACTGACGGCCGAGCGTTTCGTCACCGACCCCTTCGCTGTCGGTCGGATGTACCGCAGTGGCGACCGAGGCCGACTCCTTCCCAACGGCCGGCTGGAGCACCTGGGACGGCTGGACAACCAGGTCAAGCTCCGCGGGTTCCGAATCGAGCTGGACGAGATCCGCAACGTCCTGCTCGAAGCCCCCGGGGTCACCTCCTGCGCCGTGGTCCTCGGTGGTGACCAGGACGGCGGCGCCGCTCGCACACGCATCGACGCCTACGTGGTCCTGGCCCCCGCCGCAAACGGTGACGTTGAGCCTGTGCGCCAACGCGCGGCCGGACTTCTCCCGGCGTTCATGGTGCCCACTACCGTCACTGCACTCGACTCGCTGCCCCTGACCGTCAATGGCAAACTCGACACCCGCCGCCTCCCGCCCCCAGTGATAGAAACCCGCACTGCCACCGATGACAGGCAGGCATCTGGTCTGGCAGCCCGTCTAGTGGCCCTCTGGCAGGACATTCTGGGGGTCCCCGTCGGGCTTGACGAGAACTTCTTCGAACTGGGCGGAAATTCCCTGTCCGCAGTACAACTCGCCGCGGAGGCCCGCAACCGAGACATTCCCGTTCTACCGTTGCGTGCCCTCTACAGCAACCCTACGGTGCGTTCACTCGCGGCCATCCTCGACCAGAGCGGTGTACAGAGTCAGAGCCGCACTCGAAGGTGA
- a CDS encoding pyridoxamine 5'-phosphate oxidase family protein, producing MSCHNRHKGKIYERTDDRLRSFIETQHIFFTATAPLDGSGIVNVSPKGLNGSFAVLDELTVAYLDFAGSKAETIAHLRENGRITLMRCAFDGPPNIVRVHGRGEPVFHHDARWAELMGYFPDIDATLHGLRAIIVMTAEKIRDACGYAVPFMAYDEDRPAARVARESDEPLDVYFQNKEYIATSMDGLPGLPLPLPPLPH from the coding sequence TTGTCCTGCCATAATCGGCATAAGGGAAAGATCTACGAGCGGACAGACGACAGACTGCGTTCCTTCATCGAGACGCAGCACATCTTCTTCACCGCAACGGCGCCACTGGATGGCAGCGGTATCGTCAATGTTTCTCCCAAGGGCTTGAACGGCTCGTTCGCCGTGCTTGACGAACTCACCGTGGCTTACCTTGACTTCGCCGGCAGCAAGGCTGAAACGATCGCCCATCTGCGCGAGAACGGCCGTATCACCCTGATGCGGTGCGCCTTCGACGGTCCGCCCAACATCGTGCGCGTGCATGGCCGCGGAGAGCCGGTCTTCCACCACGATGCGCGTTGGGCGGAGCTGATGGGGTACTTCCCGGACATCGACGCGACCCTGCACGGCCTACGCGCGATCATTGTCATGACCGCTGAGAAGATCCGCGACGCTTGCGGGTACGCGGTCCCGTTCATGGCCTATGACGAGGACCGCCCCGCTGCACGCGTCGCGCGCGAGTCCGATGAGCCGCTCGACGTTTACTTCCAGAATAAGGAGTACATCGCAACCAGTATGGACGGCCTGCCGGGGTTGCCGCTGCCGTTGCCACCGCTTCCGCACTGA
- a CDS encoding Rieske (2Fe-2S) protein encodes MTCASPQPAAGPARRTVMAAAGAAGLAAALTACGSSDASSNAMDSGSAPSGTTGSAGTTGAKGSAQDGGSPAGGTTLAKTSDIPEGGGKIFKDQGVVVTQPSAGTYKAFSSKCTHQGCAVSSVANGVIVCPCHNSHFSAEDGSVRQGPATRALPAAKITVSGDDIKLA; translated from the coding sequence ATGACCTGCGCATCGCCCCAACCCGCGGCGGGACCGGCCCGCCGTACCGTCATGGCGGCAGCCGGAGCGGCGGGGCTCGCCGCCGCACTGACCGCCTGCGGTTCAAGCGACGCCTCCTCCAACGCCATGGACTCCGGATCCGCTCCCTCCGGCACGACAGGTTCCGCGGGAACTACCGGGGCCAAGGGTTCCGCGCAGGACGGCGGTTCCCCGGCCGGGGGCACCACACTCGCCAAGACCTCGGACATCCCCGAAGGCGGCGGCAAGATATTCAAGGACCAGGGCGTCGTTGTCACACAGCCGTCGGCAGGCACGTACAAGGCTTTCTCGTCCAAGTGCACCCACCAGGGATGCGCGGTGAGCAGTGTGGCGAACGGCGTGATCGTCTGCCCGTGCCACAACAGCCACTTCTCCGCCGAGGACGGCAGCGTGCGACAGGGGCCGGCGACCCGGGCGTTGCCCGCGGCGAAGATCACCGTCTCCGGGGACGACATCAAGCTCGCCTGA
- a CDS encoding cysteine hydrolase family protein, with product MSSHEQLGGLLDPASTVLLTVECQQGVVGPESALPELAREVRASGALHNIARLVAAAHETGVQVMHAIAERRPDGRAASRNARLFQATERLPVQQLVGSTAVRVAHPIEVTDEDLIVRRLHGLSPIHGTEVDALLRNLGCRTLVVTGVSANVAVPNAVFDAVNLGYATVVPADAVAGVPAAYTHAMIRNTLALVATVTTSDEVLGCLKRPRERR from the coding sequence ATGTCGTCGCACGAGCAACTCGGCGGACTCCTCGACCCCGCGAGCACCGTCCTGCTGACCGTCGAATGTCAGCAGGGGGTCGTCGGGCCGGAAAGCGCCCTACCCGAACTCGCCCGGGAGGTCCGGGCCTCCGGCGCCCTGCACAACATCGCCCGGCTGGTCGCCGCCGCCCACGAGACCGGTGTGCAGGTGATGCACGCCATCGCCGAGCGCCGCCCGGACGGCCGGGCCGCAAGCCGCAACGCCCGGCTGTTCCAGGCCACCGAGCGACTCCCCGTGCAGCAACTGGTCGGCAGTACCGCGGTCCGGGTCGCGCATCCGATCGAGGTCACGGATGAGGACCTGATCGTACGGCGGTTGCATGGTCTTTCCCCGATCCACGGGACCGAGGTCGATGCCCTGCTGCGCAACCTCGGCTGCCGGACACTCGTCGTCACCGGCGTCTCAGCCAACGTGGCCGTGCCCAACGCGGTGTTCGACGCCGTCAACCTCGGCTATGCCACCGTCGTCCCGGCCGACGCCGTCGCGGGGGTGCCTGCCGCCTACACGCATGCGATGATCCGCAACACGCTGGCGCTGGTCGCCACGGTCACGACCAGTGACGAGGTGCTCGGCTGCCTCAAACGGCCGCGCGAGCGGAGGTGA
- a CDS encoding pyridoxamine 5'-phosphate oxidase family protein yields the protein MTVTQQRRGRKIMMTPGELDEFLTAQRTCRVATVSADGTPHVSALWFAWDGTSLWLYSVVRSRRWAQLRRDPRVAVVVDSGEEYDQLRGVELSGRVEFVGEVPRTGELCAELDTAETLFARKNFGVDEMPHDGRHAWARLSPEKIVSWDFRKLGGV from the coding sequence ATGACCGTCACTCAGCAGCGCCGGGGTCGGAAGATCATGATGACGCCGGGAGAGCTGGACGAGTTCCTCACCGCCCAGCGCACCTGCCGGGTCGCTACCGTTTCGGCCGACGGCACACCGCATGTGAGCGCGCTGTGGTTCGCCTGGGACGGCACCTCGCTGTGGCTGTACTCGGTGGTGCGCAGTAGGCGTTGGGCGCAGTTGCGCCGCGATCCGCGGGTCGCGGTGGTGGTCGACTCGGGGGAGGAGTACGACCAGTTGCGCGGGGTCGAGCTGTCCGGCCGGGTGGAGTTCGTGGGCGAGGTGCCGCGTACCGGGGAATTGTGCGCCGAACTCGACACGGCCGAAACGCTGTTCGCGCGCAAGAACTTCGGCGTGGACGAGATGCCGCACGACGGCCGGCATGCCTGGGCGCGACTGTCCCCGGAGAAGATCGTCTCCTGGGACTTCCGGAAACTGGGCGGAGTGTAG